One Desulfobulbus propionicus DSM 2032 DNA segment encodes these proteins:
- a CDS encoding flagellar assembly protein FliH, with the protein MPVAEEPILPEPAPDPIPEPVPEPEPPIDLDAIRQEAYNQGMADQSARLQAEIEHAVLAFGEACQKIDQQRQRLLDHSRGDLINLIIGLSKKIVGQELVTQRNIIATTLQTALEEAIASEEYYVTLHPDDLAVAEAKVPALIASIRGLERIVFKTDSTLTRGGCLLESANCTVDATIEGQLASIEELLHERPELIPLSTEDQLSSQSLTADDAQDGHHS; encoded by the coding sequence ATGCCGGTCGCCGAGGAGCCGATCCTCCCTGAGCCAGCGCCCGATCCTATCCCTGAACCTGTGCCCGAACCGGAACCACCGATCGACCTTGATGCCATTCGCCAGGAAGCCTACAATCAAGGGATGGCGGACCAATCCGCCCGATTGCAAGCGGAAATCGAGCATGCGGTTCTAGCTTTTGGCGAGGCTTGCCAAAAAATTGACCAGCAGCGCCAACGCCTGCTCGACCACAGCCGGGGCGACCTGATCAACCTGATCATCGGCCTGAGCAAGAAGATCGTTGGCCAGGAATTGGTCACGCAACGCAACATTATCGCCACCACCCTGCAGACGGCCCTGGAAGAGGCGATTGCCAGCGAGGAGTACTATGTCACCCTCCATCCGGACGATCTGGCCGTCGCCGAGGCCAAGGTTCCGGCCCTGATCGCCTCAATTCGCGGGCTGGAGCGGATCGTGTTCAAAACCGACAGCACGCTCACCCGTGGAGGATGTCTCCTGGAATCGGCCAACTGCACGGTGGATGCCACCATCGAGGGGCAGTTGGCGAGCATCGAGGAGTTGCTGCATGAGCGTCCCGAGCTGATCCCCTTGTCCACCGAGGACCAATTGTCTTCCCAGTCCCTGACTGCGGATGATGCGCAGGACGGCCATCACTCTTGA